In Calonectris borealis chromosome 8, bCalBor7.hap1.2, whole genome shotgun sequence, the genomic stretch aaaaaaaagtctgtagagTGCTTCATGCTTAGTTTGGAAAATGGAACTAATAAAGTGATGCTTTCTCATAGGCTGGTTATGGACCCCATCCAGAAATAACATACAACGAAGCTAAGAGGGAACATTCCCATTGTAAAACCGCTGGGCACAAATATCAAGCACAGTACCAGATGATAGCACAAAAACTTTCCAAATGGCAGACGGGACACAGAAGATGTGTGCTGAACTCAGTAGCTCCAAATCAATGAATCGATGTCAGAATtaaaaaggggagaggaggggaaaggataTTTTCCCCTCACACTTTTCCAGACTTTCTACTTGAAGCAGTGTACATCCGAGTTTAGTGTGAATATTGTTCCTAGCATTGGACTTATTTTGCAGATCCTGCTGTATATCTGCAAGATTAAAAAGTCTGGATTCCTTCATTTAAGGACAGATTGCTGTACATGTTCTAGAAAGTAGAGAATTAACAAAGAAGCCACAGCTCAATAATTTATAAAGCAAGCCATAACTTCTAATATGGTTATTTTTGAGGAATGTGGCTCTTCCCATTTCGTGATTTAGCATGTACACACTTGGTCGTACAAAGTAAAACCTGAGCAGGGCAGTATTTTAAACTGGACTTTGTTAATAGCACTTTTAACCCATACAACGTCTTAAAACTGTTAACTCTGCTTTCACAGGAAAAATGAGTTAAATCCCTAGCGGTAGCTGACTATATAAAGCAAGATTAGAAATTCCTGCTCATAAGCAAAGAAATTATTGTAAGATGAAACAAGGATTTGTAACAGTAATTAGGGTCGGTTCTCTGACTAGTTGTTACCTATGCCGGGAGCAAAGCCAGGTCCCACCAAACTCCCGAGACCATAGCCATGGCATAAAGCTAAAGGTGCCTCAATGCGGCGGGTGTTTTGGCTGTTCGGGTACTCCGTCACCCAAGAGTTGGGGGTGTTCGTTTATTTATTGGTGCTTAATCAAGGCAGTTACGGCCCGAGAGCAGAGAAACGACTTGGTTGAGCCTGAACTGTGCTAAAACAGAGCCCTGAGAGTTGAAtagagcaggaggaaaagacGACACGGCATTCGCTGCCGCCTCGGCACACAGGGAGCGTCCCCGAGCCGCACGCAGGGACAGCGgcaccccgggggctggggggggccgctCACGGGCACCACCTCACGCCGCCCGCGCCAGCTTCCAGCAGAACAACCGGGGGGGCTGCACCGCAGCGCCTGCTCCCAGCTTGAGGcgggtggggaagggcaggggccGAGCTGCAGCACGGGACGGGCACCCTCAGCCCGGTCCCGGTACCGGCGGCGGGGCACGGCCACAGACCCGGTGCCGCCCGGGGGCAGCAGAGCTCACGgacagcgcccgccgccgcgatCGCGCTGGGGGCCGACCGGGAGCCCCCGTCCCGACGGGCCGCCTGAGGGAGCCGTCACCGCGGCGGGGCACGGCCGGTGCCGCCGGGCCCGTCCTGGAGCACGGCAGCGTTCCCGACCCCGCGGctgagggcggcggggggccgcgaccggcggctccgcggggctgccgtgccgtgccgtgccgtgccgtgccgtgccgtgccgcccctcccttcccctcaggGCGGGAAGGACCGTCCCCCTCCCGCCCACCCTCGCCTTATAACGGCTCCCGCCCGCTCCGCGCCGACCGGCAGCGCCGCGGCTCGCCTCAGCACTCCTCGCCGCCATGGGCCGGCCCCtcggcgccccgccgccgccccggtaGTCCGCCGGGATGAGCCGCTGGCCGCAGTGCCAGGGCGACCTGAACGGCACCGAGCCCGGCGTCATGCGGCAGCGGGGCaacgggacggggcgggcggcagaggaggagggctgcagcGCCGTCTCGGTGGCGTTCCCGCTGACCATGATGATCACGGGCATCGTGGGCAATGCCCTGGCCATGCTGCTGGTCTCCCGCAGCTACCGGGCCAAGGAGAGCCGGCGGAAGCGGTCCTTCCTGCTGTGCATCGGCTCCCTGGCGCTCACCGAcctgctggggcagctgctgACCAGCCCCATCGTCATCGCCGTCTACCTGTCCGACCGCGCCTGGGATGCTGTCGACCCCTCGGGCCACCTCTGCTCCTTCTTCGGCTTCAGCATGACCGTCTTCGGCCTCTGCCCGCTCTTCATCGCCACCGCCATGGCTGTGGAGAGGACGCTGGCCATCCGCGCGCCCCACTGGTACGCCAGCCATATGAAGACGCGGGTGACGAAGACGGTGCTGCTCGGCATCTGGCTGGCCGTGTTCGCCTTCGCCCTCCTGCCCATCGCCGGCCTGGGCCAGTACACGCTGCAGTGGCCCGGCACCTGGTGCTTCATCAGCACCGGCGACAGCCAGCTCACCGGGAGCCTCTTCTTCGCCTCCACCTTCACCGTCCTGGGGCTCCTCTCCCTCGTGGTGACGGTGGCCTGCAACCTGGCCACCATCGAGGCCTTGGTGTCTCGTTGTCGGACCAAAGCGACTGCGTCTCACTCCAGCAAGCAGTGGGGGCGAATCGCCATGGAGACACTGATCCAGCTCTTGGGGATCATGTGTGTCCTCTCGGCCTGCTGGTCACCGCTGCTGGTAGGTCGCCTTGCCGCCCGCCGTGGGTTAACCCCaggcctcctccctccctcccctagGGCAGGAGGCAGGGTGGCCCTGAGAGCCGCCGgcctgggcagggtgggaggcACCGGCAGCTCAGGTTCCTCATGGACAGTATGGCCGTGAATGGCCTCTGAGGAGAGGaagcggggacagggacagagccTGGGGGATGTCGGGTGTGGAAAGCTGGTAggagagaagctgggagaggtCCAGGAGGATAGCCAAAGTGCGGCGTATTTGGAAAAATAAGGCGAAGGAACTGGAGTCCTTGAGGGGACTTGAGGAACGGAGGGTCCCTGAGGAAAACAAGGCTCTTGTACAAGGAGACCGCGGGCCTGGGAGCAGGACGCTGAAGTTGGCAGTGCTCGTGGCACAGAGCCACCGGCACCGGGCAGGCACCGGGCAGATGTAGAGGGGATGGGGAGCGGCTGGCGCCGGCAGCGGGCTccagaggcagggagggcaggctgTGCTCCTGCCCGGCACGGCCGGACCGGCACATTGTACCTGCTTGCCAGGACCGTCGGGGTCTGGAGGTGACGGGACAAGGGGAACCAGAACCTGCGTGTTCCTCGTTTGGGGGAACCTGTGAGGGTTTATTGAGACCTTACTGTGATGGAGCCCTGTGCTCAGGGGAAACAGCCATTTAGGATTTTTTATTTGCTCCCGCCTTCTAGCAAAACTTAATTCAGTGCTTTATGAGAAAAGGTACACCTTGCGACTTTGTGAGTGCCTCTGGTTTTCAGATTGCTCACTGTATCTTATTTATGGCAACATTCtgggctttttgtttctgttttttttaaagggcccTTGCATTTCTTTCCACTATTTTGTTATTCCTCACTTATGCCCTTTCTTTCTTGTCAAACTGGGGTAAGCCCCTCCTCATGATTTAGGAGCGGAGAAGGCTGAATCCACATCTCTTTCTGCCATGTGGGACAAGGGCACACCCGGGCGTCTGGTACCCCATCTAAGAAGGCCAGTTTGTTCTCCTGTCAGAGGACAATATGATTTTTGGAAAGTTTGTACTTGTGGTGCATAAGCAGGAAAGGGCTGAAGCTAGCTATGGTAATTCTGAAGTTATGTGAAAGGTACTTTATGGCCGGAGaaggatttttcttccttcctgtggTCAGAGAACTTGAGCTCTCGTTAACGGGGCTGTGACAAGAGGAATGGCTGAGAAAGCTAATAGTCCATGGGGATGaggtaaaaatagaaaacaaattgaTTTAATTTAGTATTGTTATCCttgtaaattaattaaaatgctgtCAAATCTCCAAAATAATCCCACCCAAAAATAGTAAGTCAGAGGCTGTAAGTTAACTTTCTAGAGATCATTAACAGCTTGTGACGAAGGTAAAATATGAAACCACACTAGAAAATTTAGTAAGAACTTGAGAGCAAAGAATAACATTCTGCTCCTCAAACCCCAAGGAACGTTAGATTTGGTAAGGTAAACCGGGAGACTGCCCGGTCACTGTTTCTGCGTCTCCGTGCATTGATTGCCTGCAGCCTAGCCGTTTCATTGCTGTGGCACGTCCTGCTGTCCCGCTGGCGCGTGCAGTGAAGGGGAGACACGaggatttctttgttttgcagaagttgCATGCTTGTCCATaattaaacagataaaaaaaattattaaatgaagGAAGCATGTTTGCCTCAGCCCTCCTTTTGTAGTCTTTCCGTTGGGAAGCAGGTTCTGCCCTGCCCTCCGCAGCCGAGGCGGCAGGAGCCATGCTGCTCCCTCGGCCAGCCCGGGGGCCATGGAGCCATTGCACCTGAGGGTTTAACCAGCCCTGTAGCATCGAGAGAAAACCCCTGAGATGAAGGacacttttcctcttccttcagaaCCTGAGTACTCAGAAAAATCAGTGGGGATGCAGGAATGCTCTTGGTGGTTTGCTTCCCGTGGCGTTTTTGCAGATTTAACAGTCAGAAGTCAAACCGATCCAGCTGCCCCCGCTCTGCTGAATGGATCTGTGGGAAGTGTTAACAGGATGAGTTAACGGCGCAGAGCCCAGGTCAGAGAGCCCGTTGTAAACAACACTGACACCTCCAGAAAGTGCTGGGGAGCTGGTAAGAGAGAGCAGGGCTTCTCGGAGGTGAACTGACTCCCTGGCGAGGAGCCTGGCTCTTCCGAGTCAGAGGCAGGGCCGGTTGAAGGGATGCTGGTTGGCAACGCTTTGCGTGCGTTTTACGATTGTGTGGAGGACTGCTGCCCCGCTGGGTGACACAGCCGTAATCCAGAGTGAATTTGTCAACTGTTCACTTCCCTGTGTGCCAGCAATGCCTGAAAGCATATAACTTGTTCTGTAGAATTCTGCAGAACTTCTCTGTCTCGTCAGCATATTCTCCATATTCTCGAAATCAAAGTCATGACTACAGAAGCATATTTATACATACACTCCAACATTTTCTGTATAACTACAAAGTACAAATTAGGAATAAGAGGCCAGATTTTTGGAAGAGTGACCGTGGAGTAATGCAAGTGCATTTTCAGTGAAAGCCAGGTGGAAGAACTCATTTCACCTATAGCTGCATCATTTAGCAGTTGTAAGAAATTTAGTTGAAACAGGAATCCAGGGATTTTCAGAggagatttctgtttttttaaaaaaagaaatctgagtttT encodes the following:
- the PTGER3 gene encoding prostaglandin E2 receptor EP3 subtype, giving the protein MSRWPQCQGDLNGTEPGVMRQRGNGTGRAAEEEGCSAVSVAFPLTMMITGIVGNALAMLLVSRSYRAKESRRKRSFLLCIGSLALTDLLGQLLTSPIVIAVYLSDRAWDAVDPSGHLCSFFGFSMTVFGLCPLFIATAMAVERTLAIRAPHWYASHMKTRVTKTVLLGIWLAVFAFALLPIAGLGQYTLQWPGTWCFISTGDSQLTGSLFFASTFTVLGLLSLVVTVACNLATIEALVSRCRTKATASHSSKQWGRIAMETLIQLLGIMCVLSACWSPLLITMLKMIFSHTSFEHCKGFSAEAQSSELHKECNFFLTAVRLASLNQILDPWVYLLLRKILLQKFCQAANAVSKCSNNEWKERSITLSEEIRRTTA